In the genome of Perca fluviatilis chromosome 4, GENO_Pfluv_1.0, whole genome shotgun sequence, one region contains:
- the LOC120558018 gene encoding uncharacterized protein LOC120558018 translates to MRCLLTTQSQNGYREQIQKEMLTRLAWKSRYANLYSCYNPRNNSTESTQLPRLPADPRAVLPPVTRTIKEQSNLPPPPPPLRPPVLSLEGEGRLNVPPLMRPVSPQTRRALYQDSSHHGKGRSLYLQRRGHIRPEEKFDFPLLSSWEYGWRLGDYTVDYRTPSRAKSSVVKNTFYARNGVFCSPSATDTLG, encoded by the exons ATGCGTTGCCTGCTGACGACCCAGAGCCAGAACGGCTACCGAGAGCAGATCCAGAAGGAGATGTTGACTCGTTTGGCCTGGAAAAGCCGCTACGCCAACCTCTACTCGTGTTACAATCCCCGAAACAACAGCACAGAGTCGACACAGCTGCCCCGTCTGCCCGCTGACCCCCG GGCTGTCTTGCCACCTGTTACCAGGACAATCAAGGAGCAGAGCAatcttccccctcctcctcctcctcttcgtccTCCTGTGCTATCTCTGGAGGGGGAGGGGCGTCTCAATGTGCCCCCCCTGATGAGGCCAGTTTCTCCTCAGACCAGACGTGCTCTCTATCAGGACTCCTCTCACCAT GGTAAAGGGCGGAGTCTGTACTTACAGAGACGTGGCCACATCAGACCTGAGGAGAAGTTTGACTTTCCTCTGCTCTCGTCCTGGGAGTACGGGTGGAGGCTGG GTGACTACACTGTGGATTACAGAACGCCATCCCGCGCCAAGTCTTCAGTCGTGAAGAACACGTTCTACGCCAGGAACGGTGTGTTCTGCAGCCCGTCAGCCACCGACACACTGGGCTGA